gtcagtgcaaaactattttacactgacaCTATATATCtattaaactattttttttttcaaacttaCATTTATCTTATCTTTCCTAAATATAGTGGATTCTctcaaaacatttttttttgaaataacctAAGGCcacaaaagggaaaaaatattaattttgcaTTTTATATTAAAGTGTTTAGTATAAGAAAACCCACACAGTGAAGAACTCTCATAACTCCGAGGGAAGCTCTCACTACCCAAACACTCTTTTAAATTCAATTCCTGAAccgaaaccctaaacctaaaacCCTTCAAATTTCCCCCAAATCGAATCGTTCCTCTCTCTCACGAAGCCCTAGTTCTTCTTCTCGAAGATGGATATCGAGCAGAAGCAATCGGAGCTCATCGACAACTTCGTGAAGCAAGCCTCTGCTGCACCCAACGCTCCTGCACTCGCTTCCGTCGTCATCGAAGCCACTTCTCACCCATCCCTCTTCGCTTTCGCCGAGATCCTTGCCCTCCCTAATATTCTACAGGTTCGtatcctctctccctctctccgCACTTCAATTTCTGTGTATTTTGCTTTTTTTCCGATTACTTTCTCTTTTGTTGTTCttggtgatttttttttagttttttcattATTTGCATCCAAAAGTGCTTGTTGATCGCAAAGGGTAACGGAAAATCAAAAACTTTTTACGAAATTTTCTGTTTTAATGTAAATATTTTTTGCTGTTTGTGTTTGCAGTGCTTTTGAATGACTCTATTGTATTTTGGGTGATGTAAACGATGAAACTATTtctattaatttatgttttatGATGGCATTATTTTGTTAATGCGCTTTCTGCTATGTAATGCAGTTCTGAGTTTATATAAAAACTTCTAAGTAACACGAGGACTCAGATTTGCTAATTCATTTTTTGACCCGTGATTTCTTGCAGCTTGAAGGAACTGAGAATTCTGCGCACCTTGATCTGCTACGGTTGTTTGCCCATGGAACATGGAGTGATTACAAGAGTAAGCCTATGGATTCtcctttatgtttttttttctatctattttttttCCTGGTGTGTATTTTCTGGGTTAATTGATTGCTTTCCTTTTCCTGTAGTATGATGTTTTACATTTGATGAATATTTTAGCAACCATGCACTACTTCATGATGACATGGTCATGGTGATAAgggattttgaatttttttccccTTAATGCAACAAGTGGTGTTAATGTCATGATATAGGAAGTTGTAACCTCTATAAGGATGTTCATATGGAAGAGGATGTACATATAAAACAAATTACTTTGCGATATTTTTTAAGTGCAGCCCTCACTTAGTCACTTAGAGGTGCTAAATCCAACATCCTTAATGCTTGTCATAGCTATTGTTAATTTGAAGGAGATGTGTTATGTGTGTCCATGTGGACTTATAATAAGGAATACATCCCAGCAGAAGCATATTCATTTTTTGATTGTTAACAATTATGTCCTGCTAGGTGTAAAGCCTTTTGAGTATTCTCCTCACATGATTTGCTACTTTGTAAATAATATCATTAGGAAAATTAGCGCACTTATCCTTATTACATGATTTATAATTATTTCTTAGTTGTCTGTTTTATTTAAAACTATGTATATGTAAATAGAAACAATATACTAGTGTTTATTAGAACGTTTAAGTGACTTGCAGGTAATGCTGATCGTCTTCCGCAGTTGTTACCTGATCAGATCCTCAAGCTTAAGCAACTCACAGTTCTTACATTGGCTGAGACAAACAAGGTATTGCATATTAATCCAAAAGTTATTTGCTAACTTGTTTTGCTTCTTTTGCTTGACTTTGTTATTGAGGGTGATTACTGAATCATTATAATCTGTGTCACGAGCAAGTGGCCAACTCAAGTCCAGATGATTTGCTTGTCTTTTATTTATATGAATTTTGTTATAAGGGAAAGTTGATATatactatatatttatatatattcttAGTAATGtcttaattatttgttttagtTTGGGGTAAAAGATTAATTTGTCAGCTTTCTCgactaattaaatattaataattttgaaaagGAGAAAAGTCCTTGCTGTTTTGGACAggattatgtttttttttttggctttgtTTATGTTTCCACCCTGAGCTGTTTCAACTTTCATCAAGTCTTTTCCAGCATGTAGGCATTGGGTGGCCTTGCTTCCTTTGCAGTCTCTTAATTTCCTTTATGTTTTTGAGCTTGTCTTACCCCGACCCTTTATGTGAATGCCTTTATCTCTCTTTATAATATACTGTTCAAGACAATGGGAGATATTCCCTTGAGAGATGTATGTTCCATTTGTTAATAAGCTGTCCCTTTTCTTGATCAGTCATTTGGGTATGTTGCTTCTACTAAATTATTAACCACCGTGCTGCATTTTCTTGCTTCTAGTTCTTATACAAATATGTTGGCATAACCTCGTCTTATAAGAAACTAAAATTTGGTGGTACTGTTCTTCAATCCTTCGATGCATTTTGCAAATGCTTGCATCTTTAATGGTGTCTTTTTGCCCCTAGTCCGATTATGTGATTAGGTTATCTTTATGGCGTCTCTGGTTTTTTGCACAGGTTTGATTAAGGGTTTGGGTTTCTCTTCTTTGAAAAGATATCTTACCATTGCCTTCGTCTTATCTGATAAAAATTCTTTTTCAGTTTTTCTATCAAAGACAAGGAaaccaattattcacatttctTGATTTTGTATGGGATTGTTTCCCAATTTGTTATGTTAATTTTGCTTTTCCTGTTTGCTATGTACTTTTGTAGAACATGTTCTGGTTGATTAACCCTTGGCAGTTTCTACTTTTTGTTTTGCTGTTTGAGTGTTTGTCCTTGCAGAGCTCTTGACACTTGCAATCAATTTTCACAGTTTCAATTGTTTTTTAGGTACTACCCTATGACCAACTGATGCAGGACTTAGATGTGACGAATGTTCGTGAACTTGAAGATTTTCTAATCAATGAATGCATGTATGCGGTAGGCATCATTCCCTTTTTGCCATTACCatttatattgttttttttgtcttgtctttcttcagaagATGTTGTATAGTTTAATAAATTGGTAACTTGGAAACCATATTTCATGAGCGGAAGATGTGTTTTCTAACTTTGCCTGCTCTGATCAGGGAATAGTCAGAGGAAAGCTGGATCAGTTGCGGCGATGCTTTGAGGTCCTACctcattatcttttttttcccTCTTTTACTTGCAGTTTGAAccctttctattttttcttgtAATGAGACCTCTAGTAGGAATTGATCTGATCATTGAGGGGGATTTTAGGTCCAATTTGCAGCAGGTAGGGACTTGAGGCCCGGTCAATTGGGAAGTATGATACAGACACTCTCTAACTGGTAATCTATCTTTTGTCAAGTAGGGGCTTGTgattattagtaaattaattatcTATGTTGAAACAATATTTGGAATTTCCTTGAATGACGATAAACATGTTGATATCTCTATAAACTTGGTATTTCTTTGCTTCACTACTTCAAAGCTTTGCATTTTTAGACAGTGACCACTTTTGGGAATAGTCTATATTTATATCTATTTAGCTTCTGATCTTGGTTGAAGTTGATTTGAACATTCGATTGTCAACTTGCCTCAATTTGTTGTGTATTAGATCTTCTGTTTGttaaatttttgttttgcaATTCTTTGGTTCAAGACTCATTGTGGTGTTCGTATAGACAATGCTAACTTTATGGGGTGTGATGTATGAGGCTTCTCTCCATAATGCTAAAATTTAATTCATGACTTGGAAACAGGTTGTCTACATCAGAAAATTTGCTTGTTTCAATTCAAGAGAAGATAAAATGGGCTGATGCTATGAGTGAAGTTGACAAGAAGCACAGGAAGGATGTGGAGGAGAAGGTAGAAGAAGTGAAGAAGTCTCTCTTCAAGGTCGGTTGGATTTATTTTTTacatcattttttcttttcaatacaAATGAAAAAGTGCCACATAAAAATGCTCGCATGTAATTTTGATCTTGTATAGATTTTCTCCTTTATGTTTCTCTTTGTTGAGATTATGTGTGAGATTGTGTACGATCTGATTACTTGTGATTTGAGAGCGTCGACCACTCATCCTCCTCTTCCACCTCTGTGTGCCTGACTTAGCCCTCCATGACCTGCAAAATTAGATATAATAGCAAAGAACTCAAATTTGGTTGAGTTGAGAGAGCCAACTGTTGATCTTTCTGCTGGAGCTGGAACTAGGAAAAGTAGACTGATAAGATTCTCCATTGAAGGAATACTCAGAGTAGTTAGGATTTGGTTTCTACCTTAATCATATTCCTTGTGAAGGCCATGAAGGTGACGTTTAAAAACACTATACTAGGGTAGCACTTAGCAGCtgctattttaaaaattttaactaCCAGTGTAGTAAGTTAAactatatattatattctatCCAAAAGATTTATGAAAATTAATCAAAGTTCAAGATATTCAATCCATAACTTAAACAAAACATACCAATTCATAACAACAGAAgtcaagaaagaagaagaaactgtAATCATTGCACATGACCGTGGCAACAATGAATCAGTACATCCGAAAAATTACAGCTGGCAATAGTTCTCTCAATGTTATTCTCAACAGAAAAACCAAGAATACCCCTAAAATTTATCCTAATGTTATTAGGCATTTTTTGCTTTTGAAGCTTTCTCCCTATAGCTGCTACAGAGCGGCAATGGCTGCTTGCTGCTGCGACTTCCAATCGCTTCGTGACGTGAAGCGGTGAAGCTGATAGGGGTCACTCTTTCTCTGCCACAGCACACAATTAACAACACTGGGAAGATTGCTATTGGCAGCTTCTGAGTAGCTTCCCTACTTTAATCTTACTCAAATAACAAACATTGTTGAGCCATAAAAAATGTCATGCCCTTAGATCCTTGTTATTTTATGTCCCATTTTTATGTTGATTATGTCTTAGAAGTTCCAAATGCAATCATGCTTCATTCTTGTTTTCATTGTTGCTGAATGTGACTACATATTTGGGGCATTTGTCCGTAGGATTGGTTTGGCTTTAAGCTTATCTTTGAATGGAGCCAATCATTATCTGTTAAATTTGGCAAAGGAATGGGTTTTGcagaattttcttcatcttaGGAGGAAAATAATCTATTTATTCTTTTAGCAAAATAGGGGTAGGAAAAACATTAGTACTGTATAGTGTATACCAGAATGGGTTATGTTGGTTAAATCAAATTTGATAATGTCTATGGTTGGTACCAAAAGTAGACATCCCAAACTTTGAGAAaagctatatttttttttttgaataatgaGAAAAGCTATATTGATCTGATGATTAGTGTAGCTTGATTGGGTTGCTCAGTTCCTCAAACCCCTCTAACTGTTATACTAGTTATAAAGGATGTGTAAGTTTGGCTACTGCAAGATATGAGAAAAAGACTATGTACTTAAAGAATTAGGGAACAGTTGTAGTGTAAAGTGTAAACATATACTACGTAAAGATGATAACTGTAGTATAAAAGCCAAAATATCCCCGCGTCTTTATGTTGAGGGCTTTAAAATTAGAGGGCAATTATGTTGCAGAGACACTTACCCTTATTCTTTAGTAATCAAATTAACATTTTCACCAAGTTTCAAACCATGTATACTTCAAGGCTCCTTTGTGAGCGTTTGGAGTTCTATCAGATAATATAGAAGTATCAGCCTTATTTGTAAAGCATATAATTACCTGTTGTTGTCTATGATTGGGATCTATTGGTAGACGGTCTTACTTACTTCGTGGCAGAAGTTACACACTGTAAGCAGGCCGACATCGACTTCATCAGAGGCCATGAGGAGATCTGCTCTGAATCTGGTGGAGTGATGGATTATGAAGAAGATCGAACCAGACCGAAGAGGTAATTTGGGAAACCTGTATATCAAAGTAAAGTATTTGATCAAGTAtcttaaactaatttttttaatgaggaCTAAAATCTAAATGTGTcaaatttatttgaaaaatgtATTTAACATATTTATATCATAAGATTCATAGCTTGTAAATTTTGCAGGAGGCGGCATCCAATATCATAGTAAAGGAGCTCGTTGGATGAGTGTTTTAGTTGCTTGCCTGACTTTTATTCATGGCATGCGTTAACTGAGAATATATCAGCTTTTGGAGACGTGTATATCTCATTGGTATTGCACTTGTCTGTCACACCACAAAGCGagataggaacaaaaaaaattgggaAGGAAAACATGTTATTTCTTCAAGATTGTAGTTTGGCAATTGATGGCATTCCTTGAACCTTTGTTAATCCTATACTGAGTTGGCAAGTACAAAGCTGAGATGGTGCTGCGGCTTTTTTTAGTGTTTCTAAATGctttttattgttttctttgTATTATACTTCATGTTCATATATGCTGCCTCCATTGCATTGCTATACTTTATGGTAAATACATACATTataaaaattagaaatatatTCTAGCTTAATAGTCTGATGGTTTCCATCTCTGTAAAACTGGAACTGGCGAACAGGTGCAGTTGCAGTAACTTGTAAATGCTATTCCAGTTTAGTTTTCCTTTTTAAACCATTGCATGAAATGAAGCAATATATGTCAGGCTTCTTTGATTCCCTTATctgtttttcaaattttaaattgtttaaaaaattatttttatgatcTATTTAacagaagaaaaggaaaaactatTTAGATGTTTTTTTAAGTTGAAAAATTTGTGGGTTAGAaattaaatagaaaatattttggagatattttgagattttgattttaaaaattgaaaataagagcTAATTTTATTAACACTATTAAAACTGTTTTACACCAAGTTTTCTATTTAATAATGCTATTCCCA
This is a stretch of genomic DNA from Lotus japonicus ecotype B-129 chromosome 1, LjGifu_v1.2. It encodes these proteins:
- the LOC130728450 gene encoding COP9 signalosome complex subunit 7 isoform X1, which translates into the protein MDIEQKQSELIDNFVKQASAAPNAPALASVVIEATSHPSLFAFAEILALPNILQLEGTENSAHLDLLRLFAHGTWSDYKSNADRLPQLLPDQILKLKQLTVLTLAETNKVLPYDQLMQDLDVTNVRELEDFLINECMYAGIVRGKLDQLRRCFEVQFAAGRDLRPGQLGSMIQTLSNWLSTSENLLVSIQEKIKWADAMSEVDKKHRKDVEEKVEEVKKSLFKADIDFIRGHEEICSESGGVMDYEEDRTRPKRRRHPIS
- the LOC130728450 gene encoding COP9 signalosome complex subunit 7 isoform X3, whose amino-acid sequence is MDIEQKQSELIDNFVKQASAAPNAPALASVVIEATSHPSLFAFAEILALPNILQLEGTENSAHLDLLRLFAHGTWSDYKSNADRLPQLLPDQILKLKQLTVLTLAETNKVLPYDQLMQDLDVTNVRELEDFLINECMYAGIVRGKLDQLRRCFEVQFAAGRDLRPGQLGSMIQTLSNWLSTSENLLVSIQEKIKWADAMSEVDKKHRKDVEEKVEEVKKSLFKKLHTVSRPTSTSSEAMRRSALNLVE
- the LOC130728450 gene encoding COP9 signalosome complex subunit 7 isoform X2, which translates into the protein MDIEQKQSELIDNFVKQASAAPNAPALASVVIEATSHPSLFAFAEILALPNILQLEGTENSAHLDLLRLFAHGTWSDYKSNADRLPQLLPDQILKLKQLTVLTLAETNKVLPYDQLMQDLDVTNVRELEDFLINECMYAGIVRGKLDQLRRCFEVQFAAGRDLRPGQLGSMIQTLSNWLSTSENLLVSIQEKIKWADAMSEVDKKHRKDVEEKVEEVKKSLFKTVLLTSWQKLHTVSRPTSTSSEAMRRSALNLVE
- the LOC130728450 gene encoding COP9 signalosome complex subunit 7 isoform X4 — its product is MDIEQKQSELIDNFVKQASAAPNAPALASVVIEATSHPSLFAFAEILALPNILQLEGTENSAHLDLLRLFAHGTWSDYKSNADRLPQLLPDQILKLKQLTVLTLAETNKVLPYDQLMQDLDVTNVRELEDFLINECMYAGIVRGKLDQLRRCFEVQFAAGRDLRPGQLGSMIQTLSNWLSTSENLLVSIQEKIKWADAMSEVDKKHRKDVEEKVEEVKKSLFKLHTVSRPTSTSSEAMRRSALNLVE